The Anolis carolinensis isolate JA03-04 chromosome 1, rAnoCar3.1.pri, whole genome shotgun sequence genome window below encodes:
- the cep68 gene encoding centrosomal protein of 68 kDa, with translation MTTVKHSESSLLDSPGILPPKSVTSTCYNSATRAFHSFNRKQLWFTTNSSTPKHWLGKKNPNSNDVTPALSRTNISLQPTEVSDFGWEKIVRSKRFSAPGVLLLPEIPTSSNLHPLSDHEGSPRLSTCKQSPMVTCSLMGQVRKMSSFQADYWACAIPDSLPPSPDRQSPHWNPNKEYEELLDYTYPLRPKYKLAQNIQDSTVHDSGVDLDSFSISPESTLKSVSMQDQKPPVLGTPSTQRFLTPFLNKLEGSDLVSQCNLSPIGKVSSEDGGLSSERKGISHEKVHSFSPTCYEHAPSSLANRDKNGWNARGHDNLNRMDIAHSSFIRSTRVLPLRKEYSGDDEYLSLPPRLKELETLALQLTDLSLTVRKPEYDCAHDGFPCISVNGKQLLSEVQADGGSNESQWELYCDSPGSFHKHGEEDFLSHQGWKDSENVLRKAASSDLVEIGSLEFQISESNQGKEERNGSSLADHIKMFCGQLEELICWLHKVADVTDNWIPPKPDVKSVKAALQNYLEFKKDLAEHQTLTEGVLQDGERLLQCMASSSAENYCEWGQPLREAYCHLSNLQVAASYSCSEVLQDTLHLIGKQTEELETHAERLYESVLSVVDTLGAGLMENCDTQPVGAQS, from the exons ATGACTACAGTCAAGCACTCAGAGTCTAGTTTGCTGGATTCGCCAGGAATTCTTCCACCCAAATCTGTGACTTCTACCTGCTACAATTCTGCCACTAGAGCCTTTCACAGCTTTAATAGGAAACAATTGTGGTTTACCACTAATTCATCCACTCCGAAACATTGGCtaggtaaaaaaaacccaaattctaATGATGTCACACCCGCGTTATCAAGAACCAACATTTCCTTACAACCGACAGAAGTCTCTGATTTTGGATGGGAGAAAATTGTAAGATCAAAAAGGTTttcagctccaggggttctttTGTTGCCTGAAATACCCACTTCTTCAAATCTGCACCCTCTGTCTGATCATGAAGGAAGCCCCAGGCTGAGCACATGCAAGCAGTCGCCTATGGTTACTTGCTCATTGATGGGTCAAGTGAGAAAGATGTCCTCTTTCCAGGCTGATTACTGGGCATGTGCAATACCTGATTCCTTACCACCATCACCAGACCGTCAATCCCCTCACTGGAACCCCAACAAAGAATATGAGGAATTGCTCGATTATACCTACCCTTTACGGCCAAAATACAAGCTTGCACAGAACATCCAAGACTCCACTGTCCATGATTCTGGAGTTGACCTTGACAGCTTCTCCATTTCTCCTGAAAGCACCCTGAAATCTGTGAGCATGCAAGACCAGAAACCTCCGGTTCTGGGGACCCCGAGTACACAGAGGTTTTTGACCCCCTTTTTGAATAAACTCGAAGGCTCAGATCTGGTTTCTCAGTGCAATCTTTCACCCATTGGGAAAGTGTCATCTGAAGATGGTGGTCTTTCTTCAGAAAGAAAGGGCATTTCTCATGAGAAGGTGCATAGTTTCTCTCCAACGTGCTATGAACATGCTCCATCCAGTTTGGCCAACCGAGATAAAAATGGGTGGAACGCAAGAGGACATGACAATCTCAACAGGATGGATATCGCTCATAGCAGCTTCATACGCTCAACAAGGGTGCTACCCTTACGAAAAGAATACTCTGGTGATGATGAATATCTCTCCTTACCCCCCAGACTCAAGGAGTTAGAGACCTTGGCTCTGCAGCTGACTGATTTGTCACTGACTGTAAGGAAACCTGAATATGACTGTGCGCATGATGGTTTCCCATGCATCAGTGTGAATGGAAAGCAACTTTTATCGGAAGTTCAGGCCGATGGCGGCAGTAATGAGAGCCAGTGGGAACTGTATTGCGATTCTCCTGGTAGCTTTCACAAACATGGTGAAGAAGACTTTCTGAGCCATCAAGGCTGGAAGGACTCTGAAAATGTGCTAAGAAAGGCTGCAAGTAGTGATCTTGTTGAAATAGGAAGCCTTGAGTTCCAAATTAGTGAAAGTAATCAGGGCAAGGAGGAAAGAAATGGAAGCTCTCTTGCAGACCACATCAAG ATGTTCTGTGGCCAGCTAGAAGAGCTCATTTGTTGGCTGCACAAAGTAGCAGACGTTACAGACAACTGGATTCCTCCCAAGCCAGATGTTAAAAGTGTTAAGGCAGCACTCCAGAACTACCTG gagttCAAAAAGGATTTAGCTGAACACCAAACACTGACGGAAGGTGTCTTGCAGGATGGGGAAAGGCTTCTCCAATGCATGGCATCAAGTTCAGCAG AAAATTATTGTGAATGGGGGCAACCACTGAGAGAGGCCTATTGTCACCTCTCCAATCTACAAGTAGCTGCATCTTACTCTTGCTCTGAAG TTCTACAGGATACTCTGCATTTGATTGGAAAACAAACTGAAGAGCTTGAAACCCACGCCGAACGCCTGTATGAGTCTGTTCTCTCTGTTGTGGATACCCTTGGTGCTGGCTTGATGGAGAATTGTGATACACAACCAGTAGGAGCCCAGTCATAG